From Lycium ferocissimum isolate CSIRO_LF1 chromosome 12, AGI_CSIRO_Lferr_CH_V1, whole genome shotgun sequence, one genomic window encodes:
- the LOC132039375 gene encoding laccase-15-like, whose product MNISRGGAIIAVMDSAESTRLGTFKLEVKSGKTYLLRILNAAMNEILFFAISNHKLTVVVTDGSYTKPLTKDFIAISPGQTLDCLLKANQEPNNLYYMAAKAYTNGTNVQFDNTTTTAIVKYEGNHKISSPISLPYLPSYYDTPSVVNFSGSLRSLASKNHPISIPINVKTRLVSVVSVNLSPCPINGTNVTTCQGPNGTRLYANMSNISFATPRYNILEVYYYHIKGVFETKFPSFLPYVFNYIDDVLPLGLELAEFGTQVKVLKYNTTVELVLQGTNVVTGLDHPMQLHGYSFYVVGLGFGNFDEKLDPKKYNLVDPPRSNTVAVPKSGLVAIRFRADNLGVWFMHCHIERHLTWGMKAVFMVKNGRRPEERIFSPPRDMPPC is encoded by the exons ATGAATATATCCAGGGGCGGCGCTATCATTGCAGTTATGGATTCGGCAGAATCCACTAGGTTAG GAACTTTCAAGCTAGAAGTTAAGTCTGGGAAAACTTATCTACTAAGGATTTTGAATGCTGCAATGAATGAAATTCTTTTCTTTGCAATTTCAAATCACAAATTAACAGTTGTTGTAACAGATGGAAGCTACACAAAGCCATTAACAAAAGATTTCATAGCCATAAGTCCTGGACAAACACTTGATTGCCTATTAAAAGCCAATCAAGAACCAAATAATCTTTACTACATGGCTGCTAAAGCATATACCAATGGTACTAATGTCCAATTTGATAACACAACAACCACAGCCATAGTGAAATATGAaggaaatcataaaatttcttcACCTATTTCACTCCCTTACTTACCTTCTTACTATGACACACCTTCAGTTGTTAATTTCAGTGGTAGCCTAAGAAGTTTAGCTTCGAAAAACCACCCGATATCCATCCCGATTAATGTGAAAACAAGGTTGGTTTCCGTTGTCTCAGTGAACTTATCACCATGCCCAAtaaatggtacaaatgttacgACATGCCAAGGGCCAAATGGGACGCGATTATATGCCAATATGAGCAACATAAGTTTCGCGACGCCAAGGTATAACATACTCGAGGTATATTATTATCACATCAAGGGCGTGTTTGAAACAAAATTTCCAAGTTTTCTGCCGTACGTGTTCAATTACATTGATGATGTTTTGCCTTTAGGGCTTGAATTGGCTGAATTTGGGACACAAGTGAAAGTATTGAAGTATAATACAACAGTTGAATTGGTGCTACAAGGGACTAATGTGGTCACTGGATTAGACCATCCAATGCAGTTACATGGTTACAGTTTTTATGTTGTTGGTTTGGGATTTGGtaattttgatgaaaaattgGATCCAAAgaagtataatcttgttgatCCCCCTCGAAGCAACACTGTAGCTGTACCTAAAAGTGGTTTGGTAGCCATTAGATTCAGAGCAGACAATCTAG GAGTTTGGTTTATGCATTGCCATATTGAGCGTCATCTTACATGGGGGATGAAGGCTGTTTTTATGGTGAAAAATGGACGCAGGCCCGAAGAACGCATTTTCTCTCCTCCTAGGGACATGCCACCTTGCTGA
- the LOC132038917 gene encoding laccase-15-like, whose translation MKVFILQFIGVLFFSGLLFSQATVHRHRFVVKEAPYTRLCSTKNILTVDGQFPGPVLYANTGDTFVVDVYNQGSQNITIHWHGVKLPRYPWSDGPEFITQCPIRPGTNFSQTIKLSDEEGTLWWHAHSDWSRATVHGAIVIRPANKTQYPFPKPDGEIPIILGEWWKSDVQAVLNQFMASGGDPNKSDAYLINGQPGDLYPCSRNGTYKLTVDDGKTYLLRMVNAVMNNQMFFSIANHQLTVVGSDGAYLKPFKANYITISPGQTIDLLLEANQPHNHYYMAARAYSGNTGIPFDNTTTTAILQYRGNYTPTQPPSFPNYLPNNTDTNASVNFTGKFRFLATKTHQLDVPLNVTNNLLFTFSINTLPCANESCQAPNGDRFAASVNNISFVLPRIDILEAYYRDINGIYGNDFPSVPPLRFNFTGDSIPVEFQTADRRTEVHVLEYGSKVEIVFQGTNLLGGLDHPIHLHGQSFYVVGLGLGNFNNRTDPSNYNVVDPPLQNTIAVPRNGWAAVRFTANNPGVWFLHCHFERHLTWGMDMAFIVRDGKGSQEKLLPPPPDMPKC comes from the exons ATGAAAGTTTTCATACTTCAATTTATAGGAGTTCTCTTCTTTTCTGGCCTTTTATTTAGTCAAGCTACTGTTCATCGTCATCGATTTGTT GTGAAAGAAGCTCCATACACTAGGCTTTGCAGCACAAAGAACATCTTAACTGTCGATGGCCAATTTCCAGGGCCTGTTCTTTATGCCAATACAGGGGATACATTTGTTGTCGATGTCTATAACCAAGGAAGCCAAAATATAACCATTCATTG GCACGGTGTGAAACTGCCAAGATATCCGTGGTCAGATGGTCCTGAATTTATTACTCAGTGCCCGATTCGACCGGGAACAAATTTCAGTCAAACGATTAAGCTTTCAGATGAGGAGGGCACATTGTGGTGGCATGCTCATAGCGATTGGTCGCGAGCTACCGTGCATGGTGCTATTGTGATACGTCCTGCAAATAAAACTCAATATCCTTTCCCTAaacctgatggtgaaatacctATCATATTAG GAGAATGGTGGAAAAGTGATGTACAAGCAGTGCTTAATCAGTTTATGGCAAGTGGAGGAGATCCAAATAAATCAGATGCGTACCTTATAAATGGTCAACCAGGGGATTTATATCCTTGCTCAAGAAATG GTACGTACAAGCTAACAGTTGACGATGGCAAGACATATTTGCTACGAATGGTCAACGCTGTAATGAACAATCAAATGTTCTTCTCCATTGCAAATCATCAACTCACAGTCGTAGGATCAGATGGTGCCTATTTAAAGCCATTCAAAGCAAATTATATCACAATTTCCCCTGGTCAAACAATTGACTTATTGCTTGAAGCAAATCAACCCCATAACCACTATTACATGGCTGCACGAGCATACAGTGGCAACACTGGAATTCCATTCGATAACACGACCACCACCGCTATACTCCAGTATCGGGGAAATTACACCCCGACGCAACCACCATCGTTCCCAAATTATCTCCCTAATAACACCGATACGAATGCATCGGTCAATTTCACGGGGAAATTCCGATTTTTGGCTACCAAGACACATCAATTGGACGTACCACTGAACGTTACGAACAATTTGTTGTTTACTTTTTCTATCAATACGTTGCCTTGTGCAAATGAGTCGTGCCAAGCACCTAACGGAGATAGATTCGCTGCTAGTGTGAATAATATAAGTTTTGTTTTGCCTCGAATTGACATACTTGAGGCTTATTATAGGGATATTAATGGGATTTATGGAAATGATTTTCCTAGTGTTCCACCTTTGAGATTCAATTTCACAGGAGATTCAATTCCTGTGGAATTTCAAACAGCTGATAGGAGAACTGAAGTACATGTTCTTGAATATGGATCAAAGGTGGAGATTGTTTTTCAAGGGACTAATTTATTAGGTGGACTTGATCATCCTATTCATTTGCATGGACAGAGTTTTTATGTGGTTGGTTTGGGTCTTGGAAATTTTAATAACAGGACGGATCCTTCGAATtataatgttgttgatcctcctCTGCAAAATACTATTGCTGTTCCTAGGAATGGATGGGCAGCTGTCAGATTCACAGCAAATAATCCTG GTGTGTGGTTTTTGCACTGCCATTTCGAACGTCACTTGACCTGGGGAATGGATATGGCTTTCATTGTTAGAGATGGAAAAGGCTCTCAAGAAAAACTTCTGCCTCCACCTCCAGATATGCCCAAGTGTTGA
- the LOC132040830 gene encoding cytochrome P450 78A7-like, which produces MSFTSTYEDFTWWMFTLPAILETQNFFNLLIPTFVVFMVITIFTWAFTAGGSAWKSGLNSMGRVPIPGPKGLPIFGSLFSLSHGLAHRTLAFTASAYGAAQVMAFSLGSTRAIVSSDPTIAREILTSPHFANRPVKESAKQLMFSRAIGFAPNGTYWRLLRKIAASHLFAPKRILAHEVERQLECNSMLVSIANEQTLHGSVTIRKHLQAASLNNIMGIVFGKKYEMIEENKEAKELQEIVAEGFELLGAFNWCDHLPWLKYFYDPFTIKERCVALVPRVENFVKKLIQEHKNENSKKISEACDFVDVLLALSGEEKLHEDDMVAVLWEMIFRGTDTTALLTEWVMAELVLNQEIQEKLHNELETIPGKNENVTDAHISKLPYLQAVIKETLRLHPPGPLLSWARLSMSDVHLSNGMIIPSNTTAMINMWSITHDPNVWENPSAFKPERFLKSSGGMDFDVRGNDLRLAPFGAGRRVCPGKNLGFVTVSLWVAKLVQKFIWVENESHPVDLGEVLKLSCEMKQPLSAKAVPRNLDH; this is translated from the exons ATGTCTTTCACCTCAACTTATGAGGATTTCACTTGGTGGATGTTTACCTTACCAGCCATTCTTGAAACCCAAAACTTTTTTAACCTATTGATACCAACCTTTGTTGTCTTTATGGTAATTACAATTTTCACTTGGGCTTTTACTGCCGGTGGCTCGGCTTGGAAAAGTGGGCTGAACTCTATGGGCCGGGTTCCAATTCCTGGCCCTAAAGGCCTTCCTATTTTCGGCAGCTTATTCAGCTTGAGCCACGGCTTGGCTCACCGCACTCTCGCTTTTACAGCTTCGGCTTATGGTGCCGCTCAAGTCATGGCCTTTAGCTTGGGTTCAACCCGGGCTATCGTGTCATCTGACCCGACCATAGCCCGGGAAATCTTGACCTCCCCACATTTCGCTAACCGACCGGTCAAAGAGTCGGCTAAGCAGCTCATGTTTAGCCGAGCCATCGGGTTCGCACCCAACGGAACATATTGGAGGCTCTTGAGGAAAATTGCCGCATCACATCTCTTCGCTCCTAAGCGCATTTTAGCCCATGAGGTTGAAAGGCAACTAGAATGCAATTCAATGTTGGTTTCTATAGCCAATGAACAAACCTTGCATGGCTCAGTAACTATAAGGAAACACCTTCAAGCTGCTTCACTTAACAACATTATGGGGATAGTATTTGGGAAAAAGTATGAAATgatagaagaaaataaagaggcCAAAGAGCTTCAAGAAATTGTGGCTGAAGGGTTTGAGTTATTGGGAGCTTTCAATTGGTGTGATCACTTGCCATGGTTGAAGTATTTCTATGATCCTTTTACCATCAAGGAACGTTGCGTAGCTCTTGTCCCTCGTGTTGAAAACTTTGTTAAGAAGTTGATTCAGGAgcacaaaaatgaaaattccaaaaagattTCGGAAGCTTGTGATTTTGTTGATGTTTTGCTGGCTTTAAGTGGTGAAGAGAAGCTTCATGAGGATGATATGGTGGCTGTTTTATGG GAAATGATCTTTCGTGGTACCGATACAACTGCACTACTAACAGAATGGGTCATGGCAGAACTAGTTCTGaaccaagaaatccaagaaaaacTTCACAATGAGCTAGAAACTATACCAGGGAAAAATGAAAATGTAACAGATGCCCACATTTCCAAATTGCCCTATCTTCAAGCAGTAATAAAGGAAACATTACGACTACATCCTCCGGGCCCACTATTATCCTGGGCCCGGCTATCCATGTCCGACGTCCACCTCAGCAACGGCATGATTATTCCATCCAACACGACCGCGATGATCAACATGTGGTCTATCACACATGACCCTAACGTGTGGGAGAACCCGTCCGCGTTTAAGCCTGAGAGGTTCTTGAAATCCTCTGGAGGGATGGATTTTGATGTGAGGGGTAATGATTTAAGGCTAGCGCCTTTTGGAGCAGGACGGAGAGTTTGCCCCGGGAAGAATTTAGGGTTTGTCACGGTGAGTCTATGGGTGGCTAAGTTGGTGCAAAAATTTATTTGGGTTGAAAATGAGAGTCACCCTGTTGATCTTGGTGAAGTGTTGAAGCTTTCATGTGAAATGAAACAGCCACTTTCAGCTAAGGCTGTTCCAAGAAATCTTGATCATTAG